A genomic segment from Acyrthosiphon pisum isolate AL4f chromosome A3, pea_aphid_22Mar2018_4r6ur, whole genome shotgun sequence encodes:
- the LOC100162335 gene encoding SNF-related serine/threonine-protein kinase — protein sequence MQHSSGVIGKPDTVRPAKHNGGNIAGMYDLEQTLGKGHFAVVKMARHVFTGEQVAVKVIDKNKLEEVSRNHLYQEVRCMKLVQHPNVVRLYEVIDTHSKLYLILELADGGDLYDYIMRHEGGLSEKLACEYFAQIVRAISYCHKLHVVHRDLKPENVVFFEKQGIVKLTDFGFSNTFCPGQQLETSCGSLAYSAPEILIGNSYNATAVDIWSLGVILYMLVCGEAPFHSANDSETLTMIMDCKYKVSSHVSEECKTLIGRMLVRNPEKRANLDEIAADVWLKDVKVINDDESPLVSKQLINEDDHALIVQKMINGKIATKEQIVEALDKNEYNHITATYYLLAERKLKSATPKKSQTSKNDINVSQLKVEDNSNQKNDSMVVNVAPKSATLVSLHSDRPKRTRKCSVVVEEEDEKEDEEEDDDNTSLNRRGSRSEGKLNTIASELQTKKLSITEIHETNPTSVSVASNKIPPPFVSSHSSPQLLLDDKQNRIGNYITYEQRRSKMHKNRTASCSSSETSDDDTDGRKKRGSSRSLASFKGNDKDPDNDGMGNSGGQGTEPSQEHDTDIQKRDENSENKTERPSGSAAGRRRCISANVRSRRGRSAETRLRESQSLNRITEVQESEVNTPGSTVNCDNFEFINKSCQLSVDNTTADKNPATISTLPQYKKHQTSKRISLFSKYLNLQKKLCTQILFSKKSTDNRLYKAKSCSEMANSKIAIREVSADRC from the exons CGTGATCGGCAAACCGGACACGGTCAGACCGGCCAAGCATAATGGTGGCAACATCGCTGGTATGTACGACTTGGAGCAGACGCTCGGTAAAGGTCACTTTGCCGTCGTTAAGATGGCCAGGCATGTGTTCACTGGTGAACAAGTAGCCGTCAAGGTGATTGACAAGAACAAGCTGGAAGAAGTCTCTCGTAATCATCTTTACCAGGAG gtTCGTTGTATGAAACTAGTGCAACATCCTAATGTTGTGAGATTATATGAAGTGATTGATACACACAGTAAATTATATCTCATACTTGAGTTAGCTGACGGTGGAGATTTATATGATTACATTATGCGACATGAAGGTGGATTGTCTGAGAAATTGGCTTGTGAATATTTTGCACAAATTGTACGAGCAATATCATACTGTCACAAACTGCATGTTGTCCATAGAGATTTGAAACCTGAAAATGtggtattttttgaaaaacaaggAATTGTTAAACTTACAGATTTTGG ttttagcaATACATTTTGTCCAGGTCAACAATTGGAAACGTCGTGTGGTTCATTAGCTTATTCAGCTCCTGAAATTTTGATTGGAAATTCATATAATGCTACTGCTGTTG ATATCTGGTCGTTGGGTGTAATTTTGTACATGTTGGTATGTGGTGAAGCACCATTTCATTCAGCTAACGACAGTGAAACTTTAACAATGATAATGGACTGTAAGTACAAAGTCTCCAGTCACGTGTCTGAAGAATGTAAAACACTCATTGGACGCATGCTTGTGCGAAATCCTGAAAAACGAGCTAATCTTGACGAGATCGCTGCAGATGTTTGGTTGAAAGATGTCAAAGTGATAAATGATGACGAGAGTCCATTGGTgtctaaacaattaattaacgAAGACGACCATGCATTAATTGttcaaaaaatgataaatgGAAAAATTGCAACTAAAGAACAGATTGTAGA ggCTCTAGATAAAAACGAGTATAATCATATTACTGctacttattatttacttgCAGAAAGAAAATTGAAGTCGGCAACAccaaaaaaatctcaaactagtaaaaa tgATATTAATGTTTCTCAGTTAAAAGTAGAAGATAATTCCAATCAAAAGAATGATTCGATGGTTGTTAATGTTGCACCTAAATCTGCTACATTAGTATCATTGCATTCTGATCGTCCTAAA AGAACACGGAAGTGTAGTGTTGTAGTTGAAGAAGAAGACGAAAAGGAAGATGAGGAAGAGGATGATGATAATACTTCATTAAATCGAAGGGGCTCTCGGTCAGAaggaaaattgaatacaatagcTTCTGaactacaaacaaaaaaactttcGATCACTGAAATACATGAAACAAATCCGACATCTGTTTCTGTTGCATCTAACAAAATCCCACCACCCTTTGTGTCTTCTCACAGTTCACCGCAGCTACTTCTGGATGACAAGCAAAATAGAATTGgcaattatataacatatgaaCAAAGACGAAgcaaaatgcataaaaatcgTACAGCATCCTGTAGCAGCTCTGAAACTAGTGACGATGATACTGATGGCCGTAAAAAGCGAGGCAGTAGTAGGTCACTAGCTTCATTTAAAGGTAATGATAAGGATCCTGATAACGATGGAATGGGAAATTCTGGTGGGCAAGGGACAGAGCCATCACAAGAACATGACACAGATATCCAAAAAAGAGATGAGaatagtgaaaataaaacaGAAAGACCAAGTGGAAGTGCTGCAGGCAGACGACGATGCATAAGCGCAAATGTCAGAAGTCGAAGGGGTAGATCAGCTGAAACTAGATTAAGAGAGAGTCAAAGTTTGAATCGTATCACTGAAGTCCAAGAATCTGAAGTAAACACCCCCGGTTCTACTGTTAACTGCGACAATTTTGAATTCATCAACAAGAGCTGTCAG ttgtcTGTAGACAATACCACTGCTGATAAAAACCCTGCAACCATATCAACTTTACCCCAGTATAAAAAACACCAGACATCCAAACGCATCTCTTTGTTTAGTAAGTATttgaatttacaaaaaaaattgtgtacacAAATCCTGTTTAGCAAGAAATCCACAGATAACCGTTTGTATAAGGCAAAATCATGTTCAGAAATGGCCAACTCCAAAATTGCTATAAGAGAAGTGAGCGCGGACAGGTGTTAA